The Candidatus Methylomirabilis tolerans genomic interval GCAGGAGACTCATAAACCGATCCTGATCGACCAGCCCCTTCCCCTGAAGTGCCTCGGCGATCTGTCGGGCGGAAAACCCCTCGGGAATCGTTACCTGATGGACGAATCCTTTCCCCTGCTCGAGCCGGCGGACAACCTCAAGCAGGTTGAGGCCGGGGACGAACTCATACTCTCCGGCAAGCAGGCGTCGTTGCGTGCCACGAGCGACGGCGACAGCCAGAAAGGCGACACGACTACGGATCACACGCGCCTCTTTCAGCCTCCTCGCGATATCGAAGGCGCCCGTCTGCGGCCTGATAACAACGGCCCGTGTGGCCTCGTTCGTGGACGGCGCCGGCCCGCCCAGGACGTACCATACAAGACCTACTCCTACCAATAAACAGAGGCCTAGAGCAAGAGTCCGCTGCGACAGCGACAGGAAGGGAAGTGTCGCGCTCACAAGGAGGACTCCCGTTGACGATGGCAACGATCGAGGAAGCCCTGTAGGATAAGGATAGCAGCCATCTGATCGACGCGTCGCTTCCGCTTGGCCCGCGACAGATCGGCCTCAATTAGTAAGCGTTCAGCCGCCCTGCTGGTCAGCCGCTCATCCCACATCGTGACCTTTGCAGTCCCACCCTCTTCCAGTCGCTTGGCAAACGCCAGGGCCGCCTCGGCCGCGGGGCCAAGAGAACCGTCCATGTTTTTTGGCAGGCCGACAACCACCTCGATCACACCATACTGGTCAATCAGCTCTTGAATAGCCCCAAGGGCTTCCTGCTCTGAAGACGGTTCGAGCGTGGACAGCGGTTGGGCTGTCAGCCCCAACCCATCGCTTACGGCTATCCCAATCCGCTTCGTCCCGAAATCG includes:
- the ruvX gene encoding Holliday junction resolvase RuvX translates to MQRYLGIDFGTKRIGIAVSDGLGLTAQPLSTLEPSSEQEALGAIQELIDQYGVIEVVVGLPKNMDGSLGPAAEAALAFAKRLEEGGTAKVTMWDERLTSRAAERLLIEADLSRAKRKRRVDQMAAILILQGFLDRCHRQRESSL